From a region of the bacterium genome:
- the mtnP gene encoding S-methyl-5'-thioadenosine phosphorylase, with the protein MAPQKETIGIIGGSGLYAMKDFKLTKKVNLKTPFGKPSDSFMCGTLEGKSVVFLPRHGVGHRINPSEINFKANIWGMKKLGVTSIFSVSAVGSLKEEIKPGHMVVIDQFIDRTRLRPSTFYEKGIVAHVSFADPVCSHVRENLITSSRSCGLVTHDKGTYVCMEGPMFSTRAESHWYRSLNASVIGMTNLQEAKLAREAEICYATLALSTDYDCWHESEEPVTTDQILAILHQNIEAAQSIIKTAVKNYSGLSSCSCRSAVAHAILTDKKKISPVAKQRLKLLIGRYL; encoded by the coding sequence ATGGCACCTCAAAAAGAAACTATTGGCATTATTGGCGGCAGTGGCCTTTATGCCATGAAAGATTTTAAGCTTACCAAAAAAGTAAATTTAAAAACACCGTTTGGAAAACCATCCGATTCCTTCATGTGCGGAACTCTTGAAGGGAAGAGCGTAGTGTTTTTGCCACGTCACGGAGTGGGGCATCGTATTAATCCTTCCGAAATTAATTTTAAGGCTAACATCTGGGGGATGAAAAAACTGGGTGTTACCAGTATTTTTTCGGTATCCGCTGTAGGATCCCTTAAAGAAGAAATTAAACCGGGACATATGGTGGTGATCGATCAATTTATTGATCGTACCCGTTTGCGACCGTCTACATTTTACGAAAAGGGAATTGTAGCGCATGTTAGTTTTGCCGATCCGGTATGCTCTCATGTGAGAGAAAATTTAATTACATCATCTCGTTCTTGCGGGTTAGTGACGCACGATAAGGGGACATATGTGTGCATGGAAGGCCCCATGTTTTCCACACGTGCCGAGTCTCATTGGTATCGTAGTCTTAATGCTTCGGTGATTGGAATGACCAATTTACAAGAGGCTAAACTCGCCCGTGAAGCCGAAATTTGCTACGCCACTCTTGCGCTATCAACCGATTATGATTGCTGGCATGAATCGGAAGAGCCGGTGACCACCGATCAAATTTTGGCTATTTTGCATCAAAATATTGAAGCCGCACAAAGTATTATTAAAACAGCGGTTAAAAATTATTCAGGCTTGTCCTCGTGTTCGTGCCGCAGTGCAGTGGCTCATGCCATATTAACAGATAAGAAAAAAATAAGCCCGGTGGCTAAACAACGTTTAAAACTTTTAATTGGGAGATACCTATGA
- a CDS encoding sugar kinase produces MSILVVGTVALDTVSTPFGKIDEGLGGSAMHFAVSSSYYTPVSIVAIVGQDFPQKHLDFLKSRNINIDGIHRHEGKTFRWTGKYDYDLNNAQTLKTELNVLLEFSPKLTDAQKKNDFLFLANVDPDIQRQVIEQMPRPKLIACDTMNFWIEGKKDSLLKTFKMVDMVTINEGEARLLSGEANLMKAAKAIIKMGPKTVVIKQGEYGALLFHDNHVFSAPGLPLETVMDPTGAGDSFAGGLMGYLSRAGEVNLKNLKQGLIAGSVMASLNVEAFSCERIKNLSEADLKNRYAEFRALSHFEDLSF; encoded by the coding sequence ATGAGTATTTTAGTGGTGGGAACCGTAGCCCTGGATACTGTTTCAACACCTTTTGGTAAAATAGATGAAGGGCTGGGTGGTTCGGCCATGCACTTTGCAGTTTCTTCTTCTTACTACACGCCTGTTTCAATTGTTGCCATTGTGGGGCAAGATTTTCCTCAAAAACATCTCGATTTTTTAAAAAGCCGTAACATTAATATAGATGGTATTCACCGTCATGAAGGTAAAACCTTTCGCTGGACAGGTAAATATGACTACGATTTAAACAATGCCCAAACTCTTAAAACCGAACTCAATGTGCTGCTTGAGTTTTCACCAAAACTGACCGACGCACAAAAAAAGAACGATTTTTTATTTTTGGCCAATGTCGATCCCGATATTCAACGTCAGGTGATTGAGCAAATGCCGCGTCCCAAACTAATTGCCTGCGATACTATGAATTTTTGGATTGAAGGCAAAAAAGATTCTCTCTTAAAAACATTTAAGATGGTGGATATGGTTACCATCAACGAAGGCGAAGCTCGATTACTTTCCGGTGAAGCTAATTTAATGAAAGCAGCCAAAGCTATCATTAAGATGGGTCCTAAAACCGTGGTGATTAAACAGGGAGAGTACGGAGCTTTGCTGTTTCACGATAATCATGTATTCTCGGCCCCCGGATTACCTTTAGAAACGGTTATGGATCCAACGGGTGCGGGTGATAGTTTTGCTGGCGGCCTGATGGGTTATTTATCGCGTGCTGGTGAAGTGAATTTAAAAAACTTAAAGCAAGGTTTAATTGCCGGTAGCGTGATGGCTTCACTGAATGTGGAAGCTTTTAGCTGTGAAAGAATTAAAAATCTTTCCGAAGCCGATTTAAAAAACCGCTATGCCGAATTTAGGGCTTTAAGTCATTTTGAAGATTTAAGTTTCTGA
- the mgtE gene encoding magnesium transporter, producing the protein MARQTIQGIYDTAFRLLRHHATDNLKKLLFRLHPADLADVIQKFTVHDQDVIIGLIHDYSKLPEMFSELEGDFLKEYLERNNNFAWLSEILQKLPSDDLTDLVGKLPQEMADELLSHFQTEQSQDVTGLLQYQESTAGGLMSTEVFKLAETISVKEAILSLQNISQVATFFYIYVVNSVDQLTGVISIRQLFQNSPDKQLKDIMIRDVIRVGTQESQDVVARIVAQYNLVAIPVVEENNTLVGVITVDDVIDVIHEEAKETALKMGIVESEDLNEQGLIKSLTHKIPWFVIFLLGAIVNSEIINHYYSFLPAMGIFAGFIPLMLRMGGIISRQSATIMIQSIYSNQFNLRSILKTFLRQAIINSVIALVAIGIMAFYSYFRFHQVGLLPLAIGICLFAAMLVSHVLGNTLPYLFSKIKLDPGLASHSLINFVLDVLVLFIYFKVLIVFFQKS; encoded by the coding sequence ATGGCTCGTCAAACTATTCAGGGTATTTACGATACGGCCTTTAGGCTGTTGCGCCATCATGCTACCGATAATTTAAAAAAGCTTCTTTTTCGCCTGCATCCTGCAGATTTAGCCGATGTTATTCAAAAATTTACAGTTCACGACCAAGACGTGATTATTGGTCTTATTCACGATTATTCAAAATTGCCCGAAATGTTTTCCGAATTAGAAGGTGATTTTTTAAAAGAATATTTGGAACGTAACAATAACTTTGCCTGGCTTTCTGAAATTTTACAAAAGTTACCCTCCGACGATTTAACCGATTTGGTGGGGAAATTGCCCCAGGAAATGGCAGATGAACTTTTAAGTCATTTTCAAACCGAACAATCACAGGATGTAACCGGCTTGTTGCAATATCAAGAATCTACCGCGGGCGGACTTATGTCTACCGAGGTTTTTAAATTGGCCGAAACAATATCGGTTAAAGAAGCCATTTTGAGTTTGCAAAATATTTCACAGGTAGCCACATTTTTTTATATTTATGTGGTTAATAGTGTAGATCAGCTTACCGGCGTTATTTCTATTCGGCAGCTTTTTCAAAATTCTCCCGACAAACAGTTAAAAGATATCATGATTCGTGATGTGATTAGGGTTGGTACTCAAGAATCTCAGGATGTAGTGGCGCGTATAGTGGCACAGTATAATTTGGTAGCCATTCCGGTAGTAGAAGAAAATAATACTTTGGTTGGTGTGATTACTGTTGATGACGTGATTGATGTTATTCATGAGGAGGCTAAAGAAACAGCCCTTAAAATGGGTATTGTAGAATCGGAAGATTTAAACGAGCAGGGCTTGATAAAAAGTTTAACGCATAAAATCCCGTGGTTTGTTATTTTTTTACTGGGGGCCATTGTTAATTCTGAAATTATTAATCATTATTACAGTTTTTTACCTGCCATGGGTATTTTTGCAGGATTTATCCCGCTGATGTTGCGTATGGGCGGCATTATTTCACGGCAAAGTGCCACCATCATGATTCAGAGTATTTACTCCAATCAATTTAATTTAAGGTCTATTCTTAAAACCTTTTTAAGACAGGCTATCATTAACAGTGTTATTGCTCTTGTGGCTATTGGCATTATGGCATTTTACAGCTATTTTCGTTTTCATCAGGTGGGGTTATTGCCCTTAGCTATTGGTATTTGTTTATTTGCCGCTATGTTGGTATCGCATGTGTTGGGTAATACCTTGCCTTATCTTTTTTCTAAAATTAAACTCGATCCGGGTCTTGCTAGTCATTCGCTTATTAATTTTGTGCTGGATGTTTTGGTGCTGTTTATTTACTTTAAGGTTCTAATCGTCTTTTTCCAAAAAAGTTAA
- the recO gene encoding DNA repair protein RecO gives MNSNQITGIVLKKIPYGDSDWIVTILTEEGMKLSAMAKGAKGSAKRFQGGLDLFSVFRFMIKPKGADFNWLESSDMTWGFAGARRDVLKFACASYFSEIILEFMQEKEEMPHVYSTFLSFLKDLNTELPLLPQTIPVFEHHMLSLFGYKPSLEQCVECSCKITPEQQYHFSTNRGGVICSVCFRGKSDYPLTYQVITKMMDGFSGEAFPVWKSEEVAQARHVLEYFLQYTAGKPFKSLSFLSSILQ, from the coding sequence ATGAACTCAAACCAGATTACCGGTATTGTGTTAAAAAAAATCCCTTATGGAGATAGTGATTGGATTGTCACTATTCTTACCGAAGAGGGGATGAAGCTATCGGCTATGGCTAAGGGTGCTAAAGGTTCAGCCAAGCGTTTTCAGGGTGGACTCGATCTGTTTAGCGTTTTTCGTTTCATGATAAAGCCTAAGGGAGCTGATTTTAACTGGCTTGAGTCGAGCGATATGACTTGGGGTTTTGCGGGAGCAAGGCGAGATGTGCTTAAGTTTGCCTGTGCTTCTTATTTTTCTGAAATTATTTTGGAGTTTATGCAAGAAAAAGAAGAAATGCCTCACGTTTATTCTACGTTTTTGTCTTTTCTAAAAGATCTTAATACCGAATTGCCGCTCTTGCCTCAAACCATTCCCGTATTTGAACATCATATGCTGTCTTTGTTTGGCTATAAGCCAAGTTTAGAGCAATGTGTGGAATGTTCCTGTAAAATTACACCGGAACAACAGTATCATTTTAGTACCAATAGAGGTGGGGTCATTTGCTCGGTTTGTTTTCGTGGTAAAAGCGATTATCCTCTTACATATCAGGTAATCACAAAAATGATGGATGGTTTTTCTGGTGAAGCTTTTCCGGTTTGGAAAAGTGAAGAGGTGGCTCAGGCTCGTCATGTGTTAGAATATTTTTTGCAATATACAGCCGGAAAGCCTTTTAAGTCTCTCTCTTTTTTAAGCTCAATTCTTCAGTGA
- a CDS encoding TRAP transporter TatT component family protein, translated as MPQFVRGKVASAFILILSVYLFANCTPKQIASDITSQIMRSGAPAFEMESDVDIAETSGLTMIKMMEAFQHDNPNNKNYLILLSRSYANYGFGFLEWNMLKYKSVDEGKRALNESRAKQFYAKGKAYGLQLLTRNSAFEGTLKKDMDSFKKALKGMGRGSLEPLFWTALNWGSYINLNKDSPLAIAEFPRAEAMMQRVYEIDENFYYGGPLLFFGVSFGSRPTMFGGNPQKSKEFFEKALAAYKRKFLMTQVLYAQTYCVQNQDKAMFETLLNEVLSTDAAVLPEARLANEIAKQKAAWLLSHENQYF; from the coding sequence ATGCCACAATTTGTTAGAGGAAAGGTAGCTAGCGCCTTTATCCTTATTTTATCCGTTTATCTTTTTGCTAATTGTACTCCCAAACAAATCGCGTCTGATATCACGTCGCAAATTATGAGAAGTGGGGCTCCTGCTTTTGAAATGGAGTCGGATGTTGATATTGCCGAAACATCTGGGCTTACCATGATTAAAATGATGGAAGCTTTCCAGCATGATAATCCCAACAATAAAAATTATCTCATACTTCTCTCTCGTTCTTATGCCAACTATGGTTTTGGTTTTTTAGAATGGAACATGCTCAAGTATAAAAGCGTGGATGAAGGCAAAAGAGCTTTAAATGAAAGCCGTGCTAAACAATTTTATGCCAAAGGTAAGGCTTATGGCTTGCAATTGTTAACCCGCAATAGTGCTTTTGAAGGAACACTTAAAAAGGATATGGATTCTTTTAAGAAAGCGTTAAAAGGCATGGGAAGAGGGTCGCTAGAACCTTTGTTTTGGACCGCATTAAATTGGGGTAGTTACATTAACCTTAATAAAGATTCGCCGCTGGCCATTGCCGAATTTCCCCGTGCCGAAGCCATGATGCAGCGTGTTTATGAAATTGACGAAAATTTTTATTATGGTGGTCCCTTGCTCTTTTTTGGGGTCTCTTTTGGATCGCGTCCTACCATGTTTGGTGGTAATCCCCAAAAATCGAAAGAATTTTTTGAAAAAGCCTTAGCGGCTTATAAACGTAAATTTTTGATGACGCAGGTGTTGTATGCACAAACATACTGTGTCCAAAACCAGGATAAAGCCATGTTTGAAACTCTACTCAACGAGGTTTTATCTACCGATGCTGCCGTGCTTCCCGAAGCAAGGCTTGCCAACGAAATAGCCAAGCAAAAAGCGGCTTGGCTTTTGTCCCACGAAAATCAATATTTTTAA
- the dctP gene encoding TRAP transporter substrate-binding protein DctP produces the protein MKSFSLKLLTLALVSAGFIASSSVQAAPCAAPSTVLKLATVAPEGTTLYKGLMNVKTAINTQTEGCVDIQIFAGSVQGDEKDVIRKIRIGQLDIAALTGVGLGDIVPEVRVLELPFLFKTEAQVNSVYAAMRPYFDKAYEAKGFKLMGWAGIGFIQIFSNKSITKKADMNGVKMWMWEGDPLAQAMYESLKVVPVPLALPDVLSSLTTGLIDGAYGPGLGAIALQWHTKVKYMTKVDLSYGSGGLVISNAAWAKLNPSQQTIVKNVIDQEAAKLTTQTNIDSAQSEQILQASGIQIVQLDPASKTELEGISKEVQAKLVGKLYSQELLNQVLALIK, from the coding sequence ATGAAATCGTTTTCATTAAAATTATTAACTTTGGCACTTGTAAGCGCCGGGTTTATAGCCTCTTCCAGTGTTCAAGCGGCTCCCTGTGCTGCGCCTTCAACCGTTCTTAAATTAGCAACTGTAGCTCCCGAAGGAACCACTCTTTATAAAGGGCTCATGAATGTTAAAACAGCCATCAATACTCAAACTGAAGGTTGTGTGGATATTCAAATTTTTGCCGGTAGCGTTCAGGGTGATGAAAAAGACGTGATCCGTAAAATCCGTATTGGTCAGCTTGATATTGCGGCCTTAACCGGTGTGGGTTTAGGAGATATTGTTCCCGAAGTACGTGTTTTAGAATTGCCCTTCCTCTTTAAAACAGAAGCACAGGTAAATTCGGTATACGCGGCTATGCGCCCATATTTTGATAAAGCCTACGAAGCTAAAGGCTTCAAACTGATGGGCTGGGCTGGTATTGGTTTTATCCAAATTTTCTCTAACAAATCTATTACCAAAAAAGCCGACATGAACGGCGTTAAAATGTGGATGTGGGAAGGTGATCCTTTGGCTCAGGCTATGTATGAATCGTTAAAAGTGGTTCCTGTGCCCTTGGCTTTACCCGATGTGCTATCGTCTCTTACCACTGGCCTTATTGATGGCGCTTATGGTCCTGGTTTAGGTGCTATTGCTCTTCAATGGCATACCAAGGTAAAATATATGACCAAAGTCGATTTAAGCTACGGCAGTGGTGGTTTGGTTATTTCAAATGCAGCTTGGGCTAAGTTAAATCCGTCTCAACAGACTATTGTTAAAAATGTAATTGATCAAGAAGCTGCTAAGCTTACAACACAAACCAACATTGATAGCGCTCAATCGGAACAAATTTTACAGGCTAGCGGTATTCAAATTGTACAATTGGATCCAGCTTCTAAAACCGAATTGGAAGGTATCAGCAAAGAAGTTCAAGCCAAACTGGTTGGCAAACTGTATTCGCAGGAACTCCTAAACCAGGTTTTAGCTTTAATTAAATAA
- a CDS encoding TRAP transporter small permease: protein MKALFFIDKLLLKIEASLLNIILITMLAFASTQVILRNFFDTGIEWGDVFARHLVLVLCFFGATISTKEDKHIRIDALLKVISKRWLPLVEFFVSVFCIIVSFLLTLAARKFMMDERMADTVLFGKVKTWYFLTVMPIGFSIITFRFFIKTVESLFALTGKKADLKKLENSELDISVNINIK, encoded by the coding sequence ATGAAAGCTCTTTTCTTTATTGATAAGCTTCTTTTAAAAATTGAAGCCTCGCTTCTTAATATCATTCTTATCACCATGCTCGCTTTTGCCAGTACCCAAGTAATTTTACGAAATTTTTTTGATACCGGCATTGAATGGGGCGATGTTTTTGCCCGTCATTTGGTTTTAGTGCTTTGCTTTTTTGGAGCCACTATTTCTACAAAGGAAGATAAACACATCCGTATTGATGCATTGTTAAAAGTGATTAGTAAACGTTGGTTGCCTTTGGTGGAGTTTTTTGTGTCGGTTTTTTGTATTATTGTGAGCTTTTTACTGACTCTGGCGGCTCGCAAATTTATGATGGATGAAAGAATGGCCGATACCGTTTTGTTTGGTAAAGTGAAAACCTGGTATTTTTTAACCGTGATGCCAATTGGCTTTTCTATTATCACTTTTCGTTTTTTTATTAAAACCGTTGAAAGTTTATTCGCCTTAACCGGAAAAAAGGCTGATTTGAAAAAACTCGAGAATTCCGAACTCGATATATCCGTGAATATCAATATAAAATGA
- a CDS encoding TRAP transporter large permease subunit encodes MSSTIIFSVVALLGAPLFIIFGAVALLSFSQAGIDTSAIMIEFYRMAAAPTLITIPLFTFAGYMMAESSTPKRLVNLTQAIIGWMPGGLAVVTLLACAFFTAFTGASGVTIIALGGLLYPILLKEKYDDKFSMGLVTSCGSLGLLFPPSLPIILYGLVATVSIDKLFLAGILPGLLLIMVLGAYSIYMGHKSGVRRVPFEFSNLGKSIKEAIWEIPLPIIILVGIYGGIITASEAASVTALYVFIVHVFIYRDLKIFTDIPRIIRESMVLVGGILIILGVALGMTGYIVDAQVPFKIFNWVSQYISSQFMFLVCLNLFLLVVGCLMDIFSATIVVVPIITPIAYKYGVDPIHLGIIFLTNLEIGYLTPPVGLNLFISSFRFKKPIFELYRIAIPFLILLIFCLMIITYVPWLSTYLVSVVGVK; translated from the coding sequence ATGAGCTCAACAATAATATTTAGCGTTGTGGCCCTTTTAGGGGCTCCCTTATTCATCATTTTTGGTGCGGTGGCGCTCTTGTCATTTTCGCAGGCAGGGATAGATACCTCGGCGATCATGATTGAGTTTTACCGTATGGCAGCAGCGCCCACACTCATTACTATCCCACTTTTTACTTTTGCTGGTTACATGATGGCCGAAAGTTCTACTCCTAAACGCTTGGTAAACCTCACTCAGGCTATTATAGGTTGGATGCCAGGCGGTTTGGCTGTTGTTACCTTGCTTGCTTGTGCATTTTTTACAGCATTTACCGGTGCCAGTGGCGTTACTATAATTGCTTTGGGTGGTTTGCTCTATCCTATTTTGCTCAAAGAAAAATATGATGATAAGTTTAGCATGGGTTTAGTGACCAGTTGCGGTAGCTTGGGTTTACTTTTTCCTCCCAGCTTGCCCATTATTTTATACGGTTTAGTAGCCACTGTTAGTATCGACAAATTATTTTTGGCCGGTATTTTACCGGGACTGTTATTGATTATGGTGTTAGGTGCTTACAGCATTTACATGGGGCACAAGTCGGGTGTTCGCCGTGTTCCCTTTGAATTTAGTAATTTGGGTAAGTCTATTAAAGAAGCAATCTGGGAAATACCTTTGCCCATTATTATTTTGGTGGGCATTTACGGTGGCATTATTACCGCCTCCGAAGCGGCTTCGGTAACAGCCTTATATGTATTTATTGTTCATGTTTTTATCTATCGTGATCTTAAAATTTTTACCGACATCCCGCGTATTATTCGTGAATCGATGGTGCTGGTGGGTGGTATTCTCATCATTTTGGGTGTGGCCTTGGGGATGACGGGTTATATTGTAGATGCTCAAGTTCCGTTTAAAATTTTCAATTGGGTAAGCCAATACATTAGTTCTCAATTCATGTTTTTGGTGTGCCTCAATCTATTTTTGTTGGTGGTGGGTTGTTTAATGGATATTTTCTCGGCTACCATTGTGGTGGTGCCCATTATCACACCCATTGCTTACAAGTATGGTGTAGATCCCATTCATTTGGGGATTATTTTCTTAACTAATTTAGAAATTGGTTATTTAACTCCGCCGGTGGGGCTTAATCTGTTTATCTCGTCTTTCCGCTTTAAAAAGCCCATTTTTGAATTGTATCGTATTGCGATACCTTTTCTTATTTTACTTATTTTTTGTTTGATGATTATTACCTACGTGCCTTGGCTTTCTACATATTTGGTGAGTGTTGTGGGAGTGAAGTAG
- a CDS encoding acetyl-CoA C-acetyltransferase — protein MRDVVIVGAARTPVGSFMGSLSSLTAPQLGAIAIKEAVKRAGIKPELVEEAIMGNVLTGAVGQSPARQAILGAGLPKEVSALTIGKVCGSGLKSVMLAVQAIKSGEADCVVAGGMESMSKAPYALTEARAGLRMGHGKMIDTMIHDGLWDPYNNVHMGNCAEKCAKEYNVTREMQDAHAAESYRRAQKAVKEGVFKDEIAAVTISSKKGDVVIDSDEEPGKGSIDKLATLRPAFDKEGTVTAGNASSINDGAAALVLMSADKANELGLKPLAKIVASAQASIEPVWFTMAPSVAMEKALEKAKLKASDIDLWEVNEAFSVVAVANNKKIGIPDDKVNVNGGAVAIGHPIGASGARILVTLLYALKARNAKRGLASLCIGGGEGVALIVERV, from the coding sequence ATGCGTGATGTTGTGATTGTAGGCGCCGCCCGTACACCGGTTGGCAGTTTTATGGGTTCTCTTTCGTCTCTTACTGCTCCTCAACTAGGTGCTATTGCTATTAAAGAGGCTGTTAAACGGGCCGGAATTAAACCCGAACTTGTGGAAGAAGCCATCATGGGTAACGTACTGACGGGTGCTGTTGGTCAATCGCCGGCTCGTCAGGCTATTTTAGGTGCCGGCCTTCCTAAAGAAGTATCGGCATTAACCATTGGTAAAGTGTGTGGCTCGGGTTTAAAAAGCGTGATGCTCGCTGTTCAGGCTATTAAATCGGGCGAAGCCGATTGTGTGGTGGCTGGTGGCATGGAAAGTATGTCGAAGGCCCCTTATGCTTTAACCGAAGCCAGAGCCGGCCTGCGCATGGGCCATGGCAAGATGATTGATACCATGATCCACGATGGTTTGTGGGATCCGTATAATAATGTGCACATGGGCAACTGCGCCGAAAAATGCGCTAAAGAATATAATGTGACACGCGAAATGCAGGATGCTCATGCGGCCGAATCGTACCGTCGGGCTCAAAAGGCAGTAAAAGAGGGTGTGTTTAAAGACGAAATTGCTGCTGTTACCATCTCTTCCAAAAAAGGTGATGTGGTGATTGATAGCGATGAAGAACCGGGTAAGGGTAGTATCGATAAATTAGCTACGCTGCGTCCTGCTTTTGATAAAGAAGGCACAGTTACTGCCGGTAATGCCTCTAGCATCAACGACGGTGCTGCGGCTCTCGTTCTCATGAGTGCCGATAAAGCTAATGAATTGGGTTTAAAACCCCTCGCTAAAATTGTAGCGAGCGCGCAAGCCAGCATAGAACCCGTATGGTTTACCATGGCTCCCTCTGTGGCCATGGAAAAAGCTTTGGAAAAGGCCAAACTCAAAGCCTCCGATATTGACTTATGGGAAGTGAACGAAGCCTTTTCGGTTGTGGCTGTAGCGAACAACAAAAAAATCGGTATTCCAGATGACAAAGTAAACGTGAACGGTGGCGCGGTGGCTATTGGTCATCCCATTGGTGCAAGTGGTGCCCGTATTTTGGTAACGCTTTTATACGCTTTAAAAGCCCGCAATGCAAAACGCGGATTGGCATCTTTGTGTATTGGTGGTGGCGAAGGTGTAGCGCTTATTGTTGAACGCGTATAA
- a CDS encoding enoyl-CoA hydratase/isomerase family protein yields the protein MSFETLLVEINEGIATVQVNRPKALNAINRQVLIDLGNAFKQLEGDSNVKGIILTGNGDKAFVAGADIVSMQNMTVLEATEFGKLGHDTMKTIENCGKPVVAAVNGFALGGGLELALSCDFIYASSTAKLGLPEVNLGIFPGFGGTQRLSRLIGKNRAKELVYTAKIISAEEGLNIGIVNKVSAPETLLADVKATLSTILTKGLVAIRLAKKVMNEGTDLDLASGLAMEENTFPLTFSTDDKKEGVAAFIEKRKANFTGK from the coding sequence ATGAGTTTTGAAACTTTATTAGTAGAAATAAACGAAGGCATTGCCACGGTTCAGGTAAATCGTCCCAAGGCGCTTAATGCTATCAACCGCCAAGTACTTATTGATTTAGGCAACGCTTTTAAACAGCTGGAAGGTGATTCAAATGTAAAAGGTATCATCTTAACCGGTAACGGCGATAAAGCTTTTGTGGCTGGTGCCGATATTGTGAGTATGCAGAATATGACGGTTCTTGAAGCAACAGAATTTGGCAAGTTAGGTCATGACACCATGAAGACTATCGAAAACTGCGGTAAGCCCGTGGTTGCTGCTGTTAACGGTTTTGCTTTAGGTGGTGGTTTGGAACTGGCTCTCTCGTGCGATTTTATCTATGCCTCAAGCACCGCTAAATTGGGTTTACCTGAAGTTAACTTGGGAATTTTCCCTGGCTTTGGTGGTACTCAGCGTTTGTCGCGCTTGATCGGTAAAAACCGTGCTAAGGAACTCGTTTACACCGCTAAAATCATCTCGGCAGAAGAGGGGCTTAATATTGGTATTGTAAACAAAGTATCCGCTCCTGAAACTTTATTGGCCGATGTTAAAGCCACCTTATCTACAATTTTAACTAAAGGTTTAGTGGCTATCCGCTTAGCTAAGAAAGTGATGAATGAAGGAACGGATTTAGATTTAGCCAGTGGTTTGGCGATGGAAGAAAATACTTTCCCGTTAACATTCTCCACCGACGATAAAAAAGAAGGTGTAGCGGCGTTTATTGAAAAGAGAAAAGCTAATTTTACGGGAAAGTAA